From one Tsukamurella tyrosinosolvens genomic stretch:
- a CDS encoding GNAT family N-acetyltransferase produces the protein MDTSITRADFADPALAAFLAAHHADMAPTAPPESQHALGLEELRAPHVRLWTLHDDGALVGTVALAEVEPGHEELKSMRTAPKARGRGIGRRLLTHALDDALARGVQRISLETGSQDFFAPARALYAAHGFVPCPPFGHYVDDPNSTYLTRTVGVPSES, from the coding sequence ATGGACACGTCGATCACCCGCGCCGACTTCGCGGACCCCGCGCTCGCCGCGTTCCTCGCCGCGCATCACGCCGATATGGCGCCCACCGCGCCGCCGGAGAGTCAGCACGCCCTCGGACTGGAGGAGCTGCGCGCGCCGCACGTCCGGCTGTGGACGCTGCACGACGACGGTGCGCTCGTCGGCACCGTCGCGCTGGCGGAGGTGGAACCCGGGCACGAGGAACTCAAGTCGATGCGCACCGCGCCGAAAGCGCGCGGTCGGGGGATCGGCCGCCGCCTCCTGACGCACGCCCTCGACGACGCCCTCGCCCGCGGCGTGCAGCGGATCTCGCTGGAGACGGGCAGCCAGGACTTCTTCGCACCGGCCAGGGCGCTCTACGCCGCGCACGGCTTCGTGCCGTGCCCGCCGTTCGGGCACTACGTCGACGACCCGAACAGCACCTACCTCACCCGGACGGTGGGGGTACCGTCGGAATCGTGA
- the rsgA gene encoding ribosome small subunit-dependent GTPase A, which yields MGKREYDETDVRVRPGKSSRPRTKNRPDHSDAATAMVVSVDRGRWGCALDGDPERIIVAMRARELGRSPIVVGDSVGVVGDLTGRKDTLARIVRVDERKTVLRRTADDTDPYERIVVANAQQLLIVTALADPPPRTGFVERTLIAAYAGGLTPVLCLTKGDLADAAEFTAAFADLDLTVISAGRGDPLDEAHELLTGRLTALIGHSGVGKSTLVNRLVPDANRATGVVSGVGKGRHTSTQSVALWLPDGGWVVDTPGIRSFGLAHISTDDVIAAFPDLDDAVQDCPRGCTHLGPPADPECALDRLDGTAHRRAMAVRGLLTDLTATPDWA from the coding sequence TTGGGTAAGCGCGAGTACGACGAGACCGATGTCCGGGTGCGCCCGGGCAAGAGCAGTCGGCCACGCACCAAGAACCGGCCTGATCACAGCGACGCCGCGACGGCCATGGTCGTCTCGGTCGACCGCGGCCGCTGGGGCTGCGCCCTCGACGGCGACCCCGAACGGATCATCGTCGCCATGCGCGCCCGCGAGCTGGGCCGGTCCCCCATCGTCGTGGGCGATTCCGTGGGCGTCGTCGGCGACCTGACGGGCCGCAAGGACACCCTCGCGCGGATCGTCCGGGTCGACGAACGGAAGACCGTGCTGCGCCGCACCGCCGACGACACCGACCCGTACGAGCGGATCGTGGTCGCGAACGCGCAACAGCTGCTCATCGTCACGGCGCTGGCCGATCCCCCGCCGCGGACCGGCTTCGTCGAACGCACCCTCATCGCCGCCTACGCCGGCGGCCTCACGCCCGTGCTGTGCCTGACCAAGGGCGACCTCGCCGACGCGGCGGAGTTCACCGCCGCCTTCGCCGACCTCGACCTGACCGTCATCTCCGCGGGCCGCGGCGACCCCCTCGACGAGGCGCACGAGCTGCTCACCGGCCGCCTCACCGCGCTCATCGGGCACAGCGGCGTCGGCAAGTCCACGCTGGTCAACCGGCTCGTCCCCGACGCCAATCGCGCCACCGGCGTGGTCTCCGGCGTCGGCAAGGGCCGGCACACGTCCACCCAGTCCGTGGCGCTGTGGCTGCCCGACGGCGGCTGGGTCGTCGACACCCCCGGCATCCGCAGCTTCGGCCTCGCGCACATCTCCACCGACGACGTGATCGCCGCGTTCCCCGACCTCGACGACGCCGTGCAGGACTGCCCCCGCGGCTGCACCCACCTGGGGCCGCCCGCCGACCCCGAGTGCGCCCTGGACCGGCTGGACGGGACGGCCCACCGTCGGGCGATGGCGGTCCGCGGCCTGCTGACCGACCTGACCGCCACGCCCGACTGGGCCTGA
- a CDS encoding fatty acid desaturase family protein, translating to MAITDIPEYAHLTEADVETLGAELDAIRRDIEAVRGESDVQYLQRTIAAQRGLEVAGRLMLLGAHKRGFWWGSAATLGLAKIIENMELGHNIMHGQWDWMNDPEVHSTTWEWDNAGTSRLWKHTHNYVHHKYTNVLDMDDDVGYKTLRVTRDQPWTPFNSGNLVYNTILMLLFEYGVAIQHLELGRAATKWKKSWFDREGFKADASDVGRKIGRQVLKDYVAAPLVGVPFGGKRGWRKALTAMITANVIRNIWTNAVIFCGHFPDGAEKFTKQDVDNETQAEWYLRQMLGSANLSGGPVIDFLSGNLSYQIEHHLFPDLPSNRLAEIGVRVRALCEKYDLPYTIGPLHVQYYKSWRTIAKLSLPDKYLRDTADDAPETASEAMFAGTEYAEPRIDERSGRRFGLKAARAAVHARRGSRRP from the coding sequence ATGGCGATCACCGACATCCCCGAGTACGCGCACCTCACCGAGGCCGACGTCGAGACGCTCGGCGCGGAGCTGGACGCGATCCGGCGCGACATCGAGGCCGTCCGCGGCGAGTCGGACGTGCAGTACCTGCAGCGCACCATCGCCGCCCAGCGCGGGCTCGAGGTGGCCGGCCGCCTGATGCTGCTCGGCGCGCACAAGCGCGGCTTCTGGTGGGGCTCGGCGGCCACGCTGGGGCTGGCGAAGATCATCGAGAACATGGAGCTCGGGCACAACATCATGCACGGGCAGTGGGATTGGATGAACGATCCCGAGGTGCACTCCACGACGTGGGAGTGGGACAACGCCGGCACGTCGCGGCTGTGGAAGCACACGCACAACTACGTGCACCACAAGTACACGAACGTCCTCGACATGGACGACGACGTGGGCTACAAGACCCTCCGCGTGACCCGCGACCAGCCGTGGACCCCGTTCAACTCGGGGAACCTGGTCTACAACACGATCCTCATGCTGCTCTTCGAGTACGGCGTGGCCATCCAGCACCTCGAGCTCGGCCGCGCGGCCACCAAGTGGAAGAAGTCGTGGTTCGACCGCGAGGGATTCAAGGCGGACGCCTCCGACGTCGGCCGCAAGATCGGCCGGCAGGTGCTCAAGGACTACGTCGCGGCCCCGCTGGTCGGCGTGCCGTTCGGTGGCAAGCGCGGCTGGCGCAAGGCGCTCACCGCGATGATCACCGCCAACGTGATCCGCAACATCTGGACCAACGCCGTCATCTTCTGCGGGCACTTCCCCGACGGTGCCGAGAAGTTCACCAAGCAGGACGTCGACAACGAGACCCAGGCCGAGTGGTACCTGCGGCAGATGCTCGGCAGCGCCAACCTCTCCGGCGGCCCCGTCATCGACTTCCTGTCGGGCAACCTGAGCTACCAGATCGAGCACCACCTGTTCCCCGACCTGCCGTCGAACCGCCTCGCCGAGATCGGCGTCCGCGTGCGCGCGCTGTGCGAGAAGTACGACCTGCCGTACACGATCGGCCCGCTGCACGTGCAGTACTACAAGTCGTGGCGGACCATCGCCAAGCTGTCGCTGCCGGACAAGTACCTGCGCGACACCGCCGACGACGCCCCCGAGACCGCGTCCGAGGCGATGTTCGCCGGCACCGAGTACGCCGAGCCGCGCATCGACGAGCGCAGTGGCCGCCGCTTCGGGCTCAAGGCCGCCCGCGCCGCCGTCCATGCGCGCCGGGGCAGCCGCCGCCCCTGA
- the soxR gene encoding redox-sensitive transcriptional activator SoxR yields the protein METTREFSVGQLSARSGVAVSALHFYEREGLISARRTSGNQRRYPREMLRRVAFIRISHRVGIPLATIREALATLPDGRTPTKADWERLSRYWHDDLSHRIDELTRLRDNLTDCIGCGCLSMASCALANPHDALATTGAGPRRVFDEFEA from the coding sequence GTGGAGACCACCCGGGAGTTCAGCGTCGGTCAGTTGTCCGCGCGCAGCGGCGTGGCGGTGTCGGCGCTGCACTTCTACGAGCGCGAGGGCCTGATTTCCGCGCGGCGTACCTCCGGCAACCAGCGGCGGTACCCGCGCGAGATGCTGCGCCGCGTCGCGTTCATCCGGATCAGCCATCGCGTGGGGATTCCGCTCGCCACGATCCGTGAGGCCCTGGCGACGCTGCCCGACGGCCGCACGCCGACGAAGGCGGACTGGGAGCGGCTGTCGCGGTACTGGCACGACGATCTGTCGCACCGGATCGACGAGCTCACCCGTCTGCGCGACAACCTCACCGACTGCATCGGCTGCGGCTGCCTGTCGATGGCGTCCTGCGCCCTCGCGAACCCGCACGACGCCCTCGCGACCACCGGCGCCGGCCCGCGTCGCGTCTTCGACGAGTTCGAGGCCTAG
- the msrA gene encoding peptide-methionine (S)-S-oxide reductase MsrA, which produces MTDNGTITTVPGRETAVLAGGCFWGMQDLIRKQPGIEETRVGYTGGANDHATYRNHPGHAEAVEIVFDPAKTSYRDVLEFFFQIHDPSTKDRQGNDVGSSYRSAIFPLSDEQERVARDTIADVDASGLWPGKAVTTIEAAAPFWQAEPEHQDYLEKYPDGYTCHFPRPGWKLPKRASA; this is translated from the coding sequence ATGACTGACAACGGCACCATCACCACGGTCCCCGGCCGCGAGACCGCGGTCCTGGCGGGCGGATGTTTCTGGGGCATGCAGGACCTGATCCGCAAGCAGCCGGGCATCGAGGAGACGCGCGTCGGCTACACGGGCGGCGCGAACGACCACGCGACGTACCGCAACCATCCGGGTCACGCGGAGGCCGTCGAGATCGTCTTCGACCCCGCGAAGACCAGCTATCGGGACGTGCTGGAGTTCTTCTTCCAGATCCACGACCCGTCCACCAAGGACCGGCAGGGCAACGACGTGGGCTCGAGCTATCGCTCGGCGATCTTCCCGCTCAGCGACGAGCAGGAGCGGGTCGCGCGCGACACCATCGCCGACGTCGACGCGTCGGGCCTCTGGCCCGGCAAGGCCGTGACGACGATCGAGGCGGCGGCGCCGTTCTGGCAGGCCGAGCCCGAGCACCAGGACTACCTGGAGAAGTACCCGGACGGCTACACCTGCCACTTCCCGCGCCCGGGCTGGAAGCTGCCCAAGCGGGCGTCCGCGTAA
- a CDS encoding carboxylesterase/lipase family protein, translated as MSVAEERPEVRIDTGVVWGRWRPTVGGPAGVSATRSAEFLGIPFAEAPVGGLRFGAPVPRSPWDGVLDAGAYGATAQRGDPGVVLIPEPSIPGDGTLNVNVFTPSPEHSDGAGLPVLVWIHGGGYFAGSPASPWYDGRNFNRDGVVTVTVSYRLGFDGFGWIEDAPSNRGVRDWLLALDWVQRNIAAFGGDPARVTLAGQSAGGGAVLTLLGMEAAQHLFSRAIVMSGVLAAASSDRAEAFGRDVARRAGVDPTLAGMATVPEERLLRLQRKATSIDLPGLRAAFTHGLPLGPTVDGDLLPQGTIAALRSGVGADKPVLIGATDDEFTRLFVDAPLKYLMPLLPTAAILALLAVPRALRADYLTANPDVLARGRGALAGRLLSDAMFRVTVPRIADFRAATPGAAPIWTYRFSWTSGPSGIAGHCLDVPFFFDCLDGPAIEPLAGPRPPQALADQVHGAAVTFVTDGAPGWPASTATAPISRVFDVPVRDVPDAYASARPLLTHSRHAVPRTSAGEAR; from the coding sequence ATGTCGGTGGCGGAGGAGCGGCCCGAGGTCAGGATCGACACGGGCGTGGTGTGGGGCCGCTGGCGGCCGACCGTGGGAGGGCCGGCCGGGGTGAGCGCGACGAGGTCGGCGGAGTTCCTGGGCATCCCGTTCGCGGAGGCACCGGTGGGCGGGCTGCGGTTCGGCGCCCCGGTCCCCCGGTCCCCCTGGGACGGCGTGCTCGACGCGGGGGCGTACGGCGCGACCGCGCAGCGCGGCGACCCCGGCGTGGTGCTGATCCCCGAGCCGTCGATCCCCGGCGACGGCACGCTCAACGTCAACGTGTTCACGCCCTCGCCGGAACACTCCGACGGTGCCGGCCTGCCCGTGCTGGTCTGGATCCACGGCGGCGGCTACTTCGCGGGCTCACCGGCGAGCCCCTGGTACGACGGGCGCAACTTCAATCGCGACGGCGTCGTGACCGTGACCGTCTCGTACCGGCTGGGCTTCGACGGATTCGGGTGGATCGAGGACGCCCCGTCGAACCGCGGCGTCCGCGACTGGCTGCTCGCCCTGGACTGGGTGCAGCGCAACATCGCCGCGTTCGGCGGCGACCCGGCACGGGTCACCCTCGCGGGCCAGTCCGCGGGCGGCGGCGCCGTGCTCACCCTGCTGGGGATGGAGGCCGCGCAGCACCTGTTCAGCCGGGCGATCGTGATGTCCGGGGTCCTCGCCGCGGCCTCCTCGGACCGCGCGGAGGCGTTCGGCCGCGACGTCGCCCGCCGGGCGGGCGTCGACCCGACTCTGGCGGGGATGGCGACGGTGCCGGAGGAACGACTGCTCCGCCTGCAGCGCAAGGCCACCTCGATCGACCTGCCCGGCCTGCGCGCGGCGTTCACGCACGGCCTTCCGCTCGGGCCCACCGTGGACGGCGACCTCCTGCCGCAGGGCACCATCGCCGCCCTGCGCTCCGGCGTCGGCGCCGACAAGCCCGTGCTGATCGGCGCCACCGACGACGAGTTCACCCGCCTGTTCGTCGATGCGCCGCTGAAGTACCTGATGCCCCTGCTCCCGACGGCGGCGATCCTCGCCCTCCTGGCGGTCCCGCGGGCGCTGCGCGCGGACTACCTCACGGCCAACCCCGACGTGCTCGCGCGCGGCAGGGGCGCGCTCGCCGGGCGGCTGCTCAGCGACGCGATGTTCCGGGTCACCGTCCCGCGCATCGCGGACTTCCGCGCGGCCACGCCCGGCGCCGCCCCGATCTGGACCTACCGGTTCAGTTGGACGTCGGGTCCCTCAGGCATCGCGGGCCACTGCTTGGACGTGCCGTTCTTCTTCGACTGCCTCGACGGCCCGGCGATCGAGCCGCTCGCCGGCCCCCGGCCGCCGCAGGCCCTCGCGGACCAGGTGCACGGCGCCGCCGTCACCTTCGTCACCGACGGTGCGCCGGGCTGGCCCGCGAGCACCGCGACCGCGCCGATCAGCCGCGTCTTCGACGTGCCGGTCCGCGACGTGCCCGACGCCTACGCGTCCGCCCGGCCGCTGCTCACGCACTCGCGGCACGCGGTGCCCCGCACCTCTGCCGGTGAGGCGAGGTAG
- the aroA gene encoding 3-phosphoshikimate 1-carboxyvinyltransferase, whose product MCKDVRVEQLELWPAPFAAGPVTGTVALPGSKSITNRAYVLAAQAPSRSTLTNALRSRDTDLMARALETLGARVDFLTDTTVAVTGGDLHGGDVDCGLAGTVMRFLPPLAAGARGTVAFDGDPQARARPLGTVLDALRGLGARIDGDGLPFTVHGDGPIRGGTVTIDASASSQFVSGLLLSGPGFAEGVTVHHDGKPVPSMPHIEMTVDMLRAAGAEVDTSEANTWRVAPGGLRAHDWTVEPDLSNATVFLAAAAVTGGAVTVPHWNPQSTQPGVQFADILSAMGAEVSHADGALTARGTGALQGVDWDLRDIGELTPTVAALAALADTPSHLRGIAHLRGHETDRLAALTAEITALGGRCAETEDGLRIEPATLHGGVWHSYADHRMSTAGAILGLVTAGVQVEDIAATSKTMPDFPALWHALLGGGS is encoded by the coding sequence ATGTGCAAGGATGTGCGCGTGGAGCAGTTGGAGCTATGGCCCGCGCCCTTCGCCGCAGGTCCGGTGACGGGCACCGTCGCGCTCCCCGGCTCGAAATCGATCACCAATCGCGCGTACGTCCTTGCGGCACAGGCCCCGTCGCGGTCCACGCTGACGAACGCCCTCCGCAGCCGCGACACCGACCTCATGGCACGGGCCCTCGAGACCCTCGGCGCGCGCGTCGACTTCCTTACCGACACCACGGTTGCGGTGACCGGCGGCGACCTGCACGGCGGCGACGTCGACTGCGGCCTCGCCGGCACCGTCATGCGCTTCCTCCCGCCGCTCGCCGCCGGGGCGCGCGGCACCGTCGCCTTCGACGGTGACCCGCAGGCCCGGGCCCGGCCCCTGGGCACCGTGCTCGACGCGCTGCGCGGGCTCGGCGCCCGCATCGACGGCGACGGCCTGCCCTTCACCGTGCACGGCGACGGCCCGATCCGCGGCGGCACCGTCACCATCGACGCGTCCGCGAGCTCGCAGTTCGTCTCCGGCCTACTGCTCAGTGGCCCCGGCTTCGCCGAGGGCGTCACGGTGCACCACGACGGGAAGCCCGTGCCGTCGATGCCGCACATCGAGATGACCGTCGACATGCTGCGCGCCGCGGGCGCCGAGGTCGACACCTCCGAGGCGAACACGTGGCGGGTCGCGCCGGGCGGGCTCCGCGCGCACGACTGGACCGTCGAGCCGGACCTGTCGAACGCCACCGTCTTCCTCGCCGCGGCCGCGGTCACCGGCGGCGCGGTGACCGTGCCGCACTGGAACCCGCAGTCCACGCAGCCGGGTGTGCAGTTCGCCGACATCCTGTCGGCGATGGGCGCCGAGGTCTCGCACGCCGACGGTGCGCTCACCGCCCGCGGAACCGGGGCCCTGCAGGGCGTCGACTGGGACCTGCGCGACATCGGCGAGCTCACCCCCACCGTCGCGGCGCTGGCCGCCCTCGCGGACACCCCGTCGCACCTGCGCGGCATCGCTCATCTGCGCGGCCACGAGACCGACCGGCTCGCCGCGCTGACGGCCGAGATCACCGCCCTCGGCGGGCGCTGCGCCGAGACCGAGGACGGCCTGCGGATCGAGCCCGCGACGCTGCACGGCGGCGTCTGGCACAGCTACGCCGACCACCGGATGTCGACCGCCGGCGCGATCCTCGGCCTGGTCACCGCGGGCGTCCAGGTCGAGGACATCGCGGCCACCTCCAAGACCATGCCGGACTTCCCCGCGCTGTGGCACGCGCTGCTCGGCGGCGGATCGTGA
- a CDS encoding SOS response-associated peptidase has translation MCGRYAVTTDPALLAAEIDAEDETEGTALDVPGFNVAPTTNIVAVVSRHSRESPDDPATRRLRAMRWGLLPHWQKTLSGPPLFNARAESVDEKPAFRTAIKSKRCLIPMDGWYEWQVLDPDAKKPRKQPTYLTPVDGTRMYIAGLWSVWRPAGAGLEVPPTLSATVLTTDAVGPLRAVHDRMPLVLTPDVFDEWLNPDGPVDPALLRPPALDVAERIEIRPVSALVNAVANTGPELIARVDPGSEPGQLSLL, from the coding sequence ATGTGCGGACGCTACGCGGTGACCACGGACCCGGCGCTGTTGGCGGCGGAGATCGACGCGGAGGATGAGACCGAGGGTACGGCGCTGGACGTGCCGGGGTTCAACGTCGCGCCCACCACGAACATCGTCGCCGTCGTCTCGCGGCATTCGCGGGAGTCGCCGGACGATCCCGCCACCCGGCGGCTGCGTGCGATGCGGTGGGGGCTGCTCCCGCACTGGCAGAAGACGCTGAGCGGCCCGCCGCTGTTCAACGCCCGCGCGGAGTCCGTCGACGAGAAGCCCGCCTTCCGCACCGCGATCAAGTCCAAGCGCTGCCTCATCCCGATGGACGGCTGGTACGAGTGGCAGGTGCTCGATCCGGACGCGAAGAAGCCGCGTAAGCAGCCCACGTACCTCACCCCGGTCGACGGGACGCGCATGTACATCGCGGGCCTGTGGTCGGTGTGGCGGCCCGCCGGGGCCGGTCTGGAGGTGCCGCCCACCCTGTCGGCGACGGTGCTGACCACCGACGCGGTCGGCCCGCTCCGCGCCGTGCACGACCGGATGCCGCTGGTCCTCACCCCCGACGTCTTCGACGAGTGGCTGAACCCGGACGGACCGGTCGACCCGGCGCTGCTGCGCCCGCCCGCGCTCGACGTGGCCGAGCGGATCGAGATCCGGCCCGTGTCCGCCCTGGTCAACGCCGTCGCCAACACCGGGCCGGAGCTGATCGCGCGCGTCGATCCCGGTAGCGAGCCGGGCCAGCTGAGCCTGCTGTAG
- a CDS encoding fatty acid desaturase family protein — translation MAITDIAEYAHLTDADIEALGAELDALRREIEESRGEEDAKYIRRVIKSQRIAETAGRVFGLGAGMKGWKGKAAWAASAACLSYAKVIENNELGHNIMHGQWDWMNDPEIHSTNWEWDSASDGKFWRHTHNYMHHKYTNVTDMDDDIGYGILRVTRDQPWEPYMLFNPIYNFTLMIGFQYGKAVQHLELMNAMKAALNGGEQYANYDWEEFRSRLKVVLTKIAKQTAKDYVLFPAMAVPFTGARGYKKAASANYVANTVRDVWDHMTIFCGHFPDDAEKFTIEDIENETLPEWYLRQMLGTANFEGSDALHFITGHLGRQIEHHLYPDLPSNRYNYINSRLVEICEKYDLPYNSGPMWKQYAESWRTIIKLSLPDKYLKATVDDAPETHSNKRFYDENGKTTVVKGEIDADGNRRGLRSHVEELAAAK, via the coding sequence GTGGCTATCACTGACATCGCGGAGTACGCGCACCTCACCGACGCCGACATCGAGGCGCTCGGAGCCGAGTTGGATGCGCTGCGTCGCGAGATCGAGGAGAGCCGCGGCGAGGAGGATGCCAAGTACATCCGTCGCGTGATCAAGAGCCAGCGCATCGCCGAGACCGCGGGCCGCGTCTTCGGCCTCGGCGCCGGCATGAAGGGCTGGAAGGGCAAGGCCGCCTGGGCCGCCTCCGCCGCGTGCCTCTCGTACGCGAAGGTGATCGAGAACAACGAGCTCGGCCACAACATCATGCACGGCCAGTGGGACTGGATGAACGATCCGGAGATCCACTCCACCAACTGGGAGTGGGACAGCGCTTCGGACGGCAAGTTCTGGCGCCACACCCACAACTACATGCACCACAAGTACACCAACGTCACCGACATGGACGACGACATCGGCTACGGCATCCTGCGCGTCACGCGCGACCAGCCGTGGGAGCCGTACATGCTGTTCAACCCGATCTACAACTTCACCCTGATGATCGGCTTCCAGTACGGCAAGGCCGTGCAGCACCTCGAGCTCATGAACGCCATGAAGGCGGCGCTCAACGGCGGCGAGCAGTACGCGAACTACGACTGGGAGGAGTTCCGCAGCCGGCTCAAGGTGGTCCTCACCAAGATCGCCAAGCAGACCGCGAAGGACTACGTCCTCTTCCCCGCGATGGCCGTGCCCTTCACCGGCGCCCGCGGCTACAAGAAGGCCGCCTCGGCCAACTACGTCGCCAACACCGTGCGCGACGTGTGGGACCACATGACCATCTTCTGCGGCCACTTCCCGGACGACGCCGAGAAGTTCACCATCGAGGACATCGAGAACGAGACGCTCCCCGAGTGGTACCTGCGCCAGATGCTGGGCACCGCGAACTTCGAGGGCAGCGACGCGCTGCACTTCATCACCGGTCACCTGGGCCGCCAGATCGAGCACCACCTGTACCCGGACCTGCCCTCGAACCGGTACAACTACATCAACTCGCGCCTCGTCGAGATCTGCGAGAAGTACGACCTGCCCTACAACAGCGGGCCGATGTGGAAGCAGTACGCCGAGTCGTGGCGCACCATCATCAAGCTCTCGCTGCCGGACAAGTACCTCAAGGCCACCGTCGACGACGCTCCCGAGACGCACTCGAACAAGCGCTTCTACGACGAGAACGGCAAGACCACGGTGGTCAAGGGCGAGATCGATGCAGATGGCAACCGTCGCGGCCTGCGCTCGCACGTCGAGGAGCTGGCGGCCGCGAAGTAA
- a CDS encoding fatty acid desaturase family protein produces the protein MAITDVGEYAHLDDADIEHLALELDAIRAEVEASRGERDARYIRGVIRAQRALEAAGRLTILGSKSRWFWAAGAGMLGVAKIIENMELGHNVMHGQWDWMNDPEIHSTTWEWDMACPGAHWKHSHNFLHHKYTNVVGKDLDVGYGVLRVTRDEQWQAKRSAQFLNNLFLGLTFEWGIALHDIELAEAIAGNKPWPQTRKQLRELGVKASRQLGKDFLLYPAISKAVGGSFGRTLSANLTANVVRNIWTYVVIFCGHFPDGAEKFTTESIVDETPGEWYLRQMLGSANISGGPAMDFMTGNLSYQIEHHMFPDLPSNRLSEIAVKVRVICEKYDIPYTEGPLLRQYYLSQRTIAKLSLPDRWLRATSDDAPETASELRFSAVRERLQHAQEAAQDRLALAQEAAHDRLAHAQENAHERLVHAREAAHAAQEEVERVGLRSAIAEAARHKVEQKRLEVEAKRSRRARRRRSGVA, from the coding sequence GTGGCTATCACTGATGTCGGCGAATACGCCCATCTCGACGACGCCGACATCGAGCACCTCGCGCTGGAACTGGACGCGATCCGTGCCGAGGTCGAGGCGTCGCGCGGCGAACGGGACGCGCGGTACATCCGTGGCGTGATCCGGGCGCAGCGCGCCCTCGAGGCGGCGGGTCGGCTCACGATCCTCGGCTCCAAGAGCCGCTGGTTCTGGGCCGCGGGCGCGGGCATGCTCGGGGTCGCCAAGATCATCGAGAACATGGAGCTCGGGCACAACGTCATGCACGGGCAGTGGGATTGGATGAACGATCCCGAGATCCACTCCACCACGTGGGAGTGGGACATGGCCTGCCCGGGCGCGCACTGGAAGCACTCGCACAACTTCTTGCACCACAAGTACACCAACGTCGTGGGCAAGGACCTGGACGTGGGCTACGGGGTGCTCCGGGTGACCCGCGACGAGCAGTGGCAGGCGAAGCGGTCCGCGCAGTTCCTCAACAACCTCTTCCTGGGGCTCACCTTCGAGTGGGGCATCGCCCTGCACGACATCGAGCTGGCCGAGGCGATCGCCGGCAACAAGCCGTGGCCGCAGACGCGCAAGCAGCTCCGTGAGCTGGGCGTGAAGGCATCGCGGCAGCTGGGCAAGGATTTCCTGCTCTACCCCGCGATCAGCAAGGCCGTCGGCGGTTCCTTCGGCCGCACGCTGTCGGCGAACCTCACCGCCAACGTGGTCCGCAACATCTGGACCTACGTGGTGATCTTCTGCGGGCACTTCCCCGACGGTGCGGAGAAGTTCACCACCGAGTCGATCGTCGACGAGACGCCCGGCGAGTGGTACCTGCGACAGATGCTGGGCAGCGCGAACATTTCCGGCGGTCCCGCCATGGACTTCATGACGGGCAACCTGAGCTACCAGATCGAGCACCACATGTTCCCAGACCTGCCGTCGAACCGGCTGTCCGAGATCGCCGTGAAGGTCCGCGTGATCTGCGAGAAGTACGACATCCCCTACACCGAGGGCCCGCTGCTGCGGCAGTACTACCTCTCGCAGCGCACCATCGCCAAGCTCTCCCTGCCGGACCGCTGGCTGCGCGCCACCTCCGACGACGCGCCGGAGACCGCCTCCGAGCTGCGCTTCTCCGCGGTGCGCGAGCGCCTGCAGCACGCGCAGGAGGCCGCGCAGGACCGGCTGGCCCTCGCGCAGGAGGCCGCGCACGACCGGCTCGCCCACGCGCAGGAGAACGCGCACGAGCGGCTGGTGCACGCCCGCGAGGCCGCGCACGCCGCGCAGGAGGAGGTCGAGCGCGTCGGCCTGCGGTCCGCGATCGCCGAGGCCGCGCGGCACAAGGTCGAGCAGAAGCGGCTCGAGGTGGAGGCCAAGCGGTCGCGTCGCGCGCGTCGTCGCCGCTCGGGTGTGGCGTAG
- a CDS encoding FAS1-like dehydratase domain-containing protein, with protein MWYPSAFEVTTEGVRSFGRATRCWHTPWESLGVPPAGTPVPATLLAAPMLHAVAALVAASISSPNMSRILHAGQSYRYERHPVIGERIDIGARISDQTQRGGADFFTVESGAVVDGETRIVGTSQIVYLGDAVEGPALEEALVENVMLFGTGPLTQQLT; from the coding sequence GTGTGGTACCCCAGCGCCTTCGAGGTCACCACCGAGGGCGTGCGGAGCTTCGGGCGCGCGACGCGGTGCTGGCACACCCCGTGGGAGAGCCTCGGCGTGCCGCCGGCGGGCACGCCCGTCCCGGCGACGCTGCTCGCCGCACCGATGCTCCACGCGGTCGCCGCGCTCGTCGCGGCATCGATCAGCAGCCCGAACATGTCCCGGATCCTGCATGCCGGTCAGTCCTACCGCTACGAACGGCACCCCGTCATCGGCGAACGCATCGACATCGGCGCGCGGATCAGCGACCAGACCCAGCGCGGCGGCGCGGACTTCTTCACCGTCGAGAGCGGTGCCGTCGTCGACGGCGAGACCCGGATCGTCGGGACCAGTCAGATCGTGTACCTCGGCGACGCCGTCGAGGGGCCGGCGCTCGAGGAGGCACTGGTCGAGAACGTGATGCTGTTCGGGACGGGCCCGCTCACCCAGCAGCTGACCTGA